In Mycobacterium sp. JS623, one genomic interval encodes:
- a CDS encoding DUF7155 family protein has translation MSTPKSNRTRLIAGAFVAAAVAVPLYAVTVSSDSAQVTASPACLAWFGNKDDGKCLSYSNGQPVNVGTPWYNGGNSPHSGVSTGPLLPSQTWNTPIG, from the coding sequence GTGTCCACTCCGAAATCCAACCGAACTCGGCTGATCGCGGGTGCTTTTGTGGCCGCCGCGGTGGCTGTTCCGCTTTATGCCGTGACAGTGTCGTCTGACAGCGCGCAGGTCACGGCGTCTCCGGCGTGCCTGGCGTGGTTCGGCAACAAGGACGATGGCAAGTGCCTGTCCTACTCGAATGGCCAGCCGGTCAACGTCGGAACTCCTTGGTACAACGGCGGCAACAGCCCCCATTCGGGTGTCAGCACCGGCCCGCTGCTGCCGTCGCAGACCTGGAACACCCCGATCGGCTAG